One part of the Terriglobia bacterium genome encodes these proteins:
- a CDS encoding glycosyltransferase, with protein MRVLLSTIGSRGDVQPMVALALELRAQGHAPRLCAPPDFREWIEGYGLSFVPVGPSVRHAGAAGTAAITKRSPEAFRRLLTDTIAGQFAALGEAALGCGVIVGSTALQYAARSIAEQRSIPYFFAAYSPVVLPSAHHAPPPLPGQPPPAEPADNRGLWDQQAQRWNELFCGPLNEQRTAAGLDPIRDVRSYMFTDRPLLAADPVLAPWPLSDMQVTQTGAWILRDQRPLSAELESFLAAGEPPIYFGFGSTHTPSETSRALIGAARTLGRRAILLSGWAGLAPLDDNRDCLSISEVNLQALFPRVAAVVHHGGAGTTTAAAHAGVPQVVVPQRYDQYYFAARVDQLGAGVAHAPAAPTIESLVTALNKVLRPEVAVRATSLAAAVRTDGAAAAARHVTG; from the coding sequence GCGAGTGGATCGAAGGTTACGGGCTGTCGTTCGTGCCGGTGGGCCCCTCGGTGCGTCACGCCGGCGCGGCGGGAACGGCCGCAATAACCAAGCGGTCGCCGGAGGCCTTTCGGCGGCTATTAACCGACACGATCGCCGGCCAGTTCGCGGCGCTTGGTGAAGCCGCCTTGGGCTGCGGCGTCATCGTGGGCAGCACCGCGCTGCAGTACGCCGCGCGTTCGATTGCGGAGCAGCGGAGCATCCCTTACTTTTTCGCTGCCTACTCTCCCGTCGTGTTGCCTTCTGCCCACCATGCGCCGCCTCCATTGCCGGGGCAGCCGCCGCCGGCAGAACCAGCCGATAACCGCGGGCTGTGGGATCAGCAAGCCCAACGCTGGAATGAACTCTTCTGCGGCCCGCTCAACGAGCAGCGGACGGCCGCCGGCCTGGACCCGATCCGCGACGTCCGAAGCTACATGTTCACGGACAGACCCTTACTGGCGGCAGACCCGGTATTGGCGCCGTGGCCGCTCTCGGACATGCAGGTAACACAGACCGGGGCATGGATACTTCGTGATCAACGCCCACTGTCCGCCGAACTCGAGTCCTTCCTCGCGGCCGGTGAACCGCCGATCTACTTCGGCTTCGGTAGCACGCACACTCCTTCTGAAACCAGCCGGGCGTTGATCGGGGCGGCCAGAACACTCGGGCGCCGTGCAATTCTGTTGAGCGGCTGGGCCGGTCTGGCACCCCTTGACGACAATCGCGACTGCCTGTCCATCTCCGAGGTCAATCTGCAGGCGCTCTTCCCGCGTGTCGCGGCCGTCGTCCATCACGGCGGTGCGGGTACAACGACGGCGGCGGCGCACGCCGGAGTCCCCCAGGTCGTCGTGCCGCAAAGATACGACCAGTATTATTTCGCAGCGCGCGTCGATCAACTCGGCGCCGGTGTGGCTCACGCGCCGGCTGCGCCGACCATCGAATCGCTGGTCACGGCGCTGAACAAGGTCCTTCGCCCCGAAGTCGCAGTCCGCGCCACGTCCCTCGCCGCCGCTGTGCGCACGGACGGCGCGGCAGCCGCCGCACGGCACGTCACGGGTTGA
- a CDS encoding DUF2127 domain-containing protein yields the protein MSNEALFVNGHAKDRWITLIALLKLFKGFLLFASGVGLLKLLHRDVADFVLQWINILHFDPDNRHIQTVLAKASIMDARRLKELSVGSFFYSGLLLTEGFGLLADKRWARYFSVIVTASFIPLEIWELAQRFTAAKTCVIGLNVAIVWYLIRKLRDE from the coding sequence ATGAGTAATGAGGCGCTTTTCGTTAATGGTCATGCGAAGGATCGCTGGATTACGCTGATTGCTCTGTTAAAGCTGTTTAAAGGTTTCCTGCTGTTCGCGTCTGGAGTTGGCTTACTTAAGCTCTTGCATCGTGACGTGGCCGATTTTGTCTTGCAATGGATCAATATCCTTCATTTCGATCCGGACAACCGTCACATACAGACGGTGCTTGCGAAGGCCTCAATTATGGATGCGCGCAGACTGAAGGAGCTTAGCGTGGGTTCCTTCTTCTATTCAGGGTTGCTGTTGACTGAGGGTTTCGGGCTGCTGGCGGACAAACGTTGGGCCAGGTATTTCTCAGTCATCGTGACGGCGTCTTTCATTCCGTTGGAGATCTGGGAACTTGCTCAACGCTTCACTGCCGCCAAGACATGCGTCATCGGTCTGAATGTGGCCATCGTGTGGTATCTGATCCGGAAACTCCGAGACGAATAA
- a CDS encoding shikimate kinase, giving the protein MDHAGLLSEIGNRVRTRRTGMGWTLRGIAERSGVSSRFLSDLEAGKGNISISRLADVARALDVPLVSLLPSEEKQEPVVALVGLRGAGKSTIGKSLAKHLGVPFLELDARIEKQANLSLGELFALHGESYYKRLAYDILLKLLAQNEPMVIATGGSVVTDPETWQFLKRRTHTVWIKATPEDHWKRVLGQGDTRPMANRTSAMAELRSILAQRSPVYAEAGQTIDTSSTRISEAVRLIAAAIREKGEGTTRSTRGTKKTSATNL; this is encoded by the coding sequence ATGGACCACGCTGGGTTACTCTCCGAAATCGGAAATCGGGTCCGAACGCGGCGGACGGGCATGGGATGGACGCTGCGCGGGATTGCCGAGAGGTCGGGCGTTTCATCGCGGTTTTTATCCGATCTGGAGGCGGGAAAAGGCAATATCTCTATCTCCCGGCTGGCCGACGTCGCGCGGGCGCTGGATGTGCCGCTGGTTTCGCTGCTGCCCTCGGAGGAAAAGCAGGAGCCGGTGGTCGCGCTGGTCGGCCTGCGAGGCGCCGGCAAGTCGACGATCGGCAAATCGCTGGCAAAACATCTCGGAGTTCCCTTTCTCGAACTGGATGCCCGGATTGAAAAACAGGCCAACCTGTCGCTCGGCGAACTCTTCGCCCTTCACGGCGAGTCCTATTACAAGCGTCTCGCCTACGACATTCTTTTAAAGCTTCTTGCTCAGAACGAGCCGATGGTGATCGCCACAGGCGGCTCAGTGGTGACCGATCCCGAAACCTGGCAGTTCCTGAAGCGGCGGACGCATACCGTCTGGATCAAAGCGACTCCCGAAGACCACTGGAAGCGCGTCCTCGGCCAGGGCGATACACGGCCTATGGCCAATCGAACGTCCGCAATGGCGGAGCTCCGATCCATCCTTGCGCAGCGTTCCCCTGTATACGCAGAGGCCGGCCAGACCATCGATACCAGCTCCACCCGCATCAGCGAGGCTGTCCGGCTGATCGCCGCCGCTATTCGTGAAAAAGGGGAAGGAACCACAAGAAGCACAAGAGGCACAAAAAAGACGTCTGCAACGAATCTCTGA